A stretch of DNA from Solenopsis invicta isolate M01_SB chromosome 5, UNIL_Sinv_3.0, whole genome shotgun sequence:
atttatccattatttaaaaagatcttCAAACCTGTGTTTATTTGCAcgcttaatttctttcatcCTTTCTATTCTAAATTCCTAACTTCCTTCGCGTTCTTTAATTCCTGTCTGCTTTCtatttatttcctattttacactctttCAATTCTTCCTCCTTCATTTCTTCTTCTTACATTGctttattcctcttcttttctttacctttgttgcaaattttttaaactctttactaaaagagataatgttttattaaggaTGTACTGGCGGTAACGTCTAACATTGACAatgccttgaaaattttataaatcgtctatttattatctgaacatatgtttaaaatttgaattcgatCCTCTAACTGGTTCAcgagttattcaactttaaattttgcatgtattctTATGGTATAGCAGTACATTTCCACTTATATcaacgaaattataaagaagcaacattgccaatattctgaaactttgtttatgagtaaataaaatattgaacaacatttctaaaaaaagtttatatcgatTTACTAACTTGTTATTAAGATATCAATGCAATATCAAAACAACGCGAAATTTcagtaaatgtcaaattttcgaATGGGCTACATACCCATACTACATGACCACATTCTACTTTGACTTGTATAAAGTGATAGAAgagcaaatattatgttaatggtatttatttcaatatcttatggatttttaagtTCTATTTGATAtctgatatacattaaattgcattaaatgttatcaatatgcgtctagttttttcatttcttacagttgatttttggtaaaatttatgtacaagttTTTTGTCGACGatcgcaaaaattgcaaaatatacaaatatatttatttgtagtgcCAAATATCACGTTAACTAACATTATTTAAGTCCTATACATGATACGAGTACATATGGTGTTACCCAGAGAGCAATGCATTCTTTGCACAAAAGGAAAAATACTTGCTAATTACAAGTTTTCCTTCGGTTGCAGTCACGTTGTTATATCGCAGACGCTAATCTCTTTGTATAAGACTATCTAAAGGCAATAAGAAGGAAACTTTTTCAGGAACTGAAGGACAATAGTGTACGGaacttattagtataaaatttccaataacttgttataaatagttttcaacaattttttattataatatttcctccaaatataaggaaattgtgttaacatcataattgattaaaattatatatttatgtattttaatatatttcaatgaaatatgtatgttatactcaggtagcacacaatatttatgataaatattaataaatatttatcataatttgtttaaaaatatagaaatattttatacatattttatatagatgacggaaaagattataaaaatatttatccaaaatattgttaaaatatctattaaatattttctaaaatatttatcgtaaatgaaaaatatttacaaaaatattaatgtaaatatttataacacataaaaaaaatatttgtaatattttgtaaagccAGGATTGTATAGCCAGAACATccttaaagaaaatttcattttaataacagaaaatcacaaatatcatatgatattcacccgttattaaaaaaaaccttaaaacgCGTGTTCAATTACATTCATAATTTCtgaaatctttaccttctccgccttctttaatttttttgttctttctattttattactattttacactccttcgatttaatctccttccttcctttttacattatttcattactcttcttttaataacattttaatagtattataataatattaaataaaattgctgaaaatgaaatataacacaaagtattaattctttataatgatattataaccataaacataaacgtttaataatacTTATCTAAAATAACCGTGAAGTTGTCCAAACGAAAAAGAAAAGTCCTCACCGACGCAGGAAACAGAACCaacacattattattacaccatTAATCTCGTGATACATGTAACAGTTATATTAGTCTATTAACTGTCAAAACGtaatctccgcgatgacagcagCTCGCGAAGTAAGCACATcgagagaaccaatcagcattacggaaaagcgtcaacaataaatgcgactatcgatttaacatggattTTCTCAGATAGGAAAAAAACgcgctttatgtttgaaatatatgtttaaaagatatgtcataggaagtagataaagagggaCTAGGGAATTAATACCggtagcaacacgtttattcagtgcaacaagAGCTTGTAATAAAGTGGGTAAAttagacatttttataaaaattttttgtaaatttaataagtatacattattttatgttttattacgtaatattattcaattttctaacaatagaaaaaaacaaatatacatattgactttttggaataagtatacttttttttataaataatgtattatatatattaattaagacttacttatacatttattgttatagccattgccatttgtttattatgtatgtggcttgcaacacaGAATAACGGTTTTCAATGacgctaactttccataagctaaaattgcactaaaatggccaaaatttcttaaagttaaaatattaattataaacaaaattaaaaataattgtgatgttttacagtaaaatagatcttaaaggatttcgtatttaataatcgtgattaataatcgttttaacagtgagttggaaaataatgtttgattcctttgttattttcaatttatttttaattcgggccttattaaaagcacaagaatttaataaggctcaaTTTCCAAGTTTATAAATGTTGGAGTCAGGAATGAGTGAAGGGTAGTATTTAGAGAATACACCTACGTTTTCACAtcacaagaaaatttttatatattatatatatataatatatatatatatatatatatataatatataaaaactttcTTGTGATGTGAAAACGTAGGTGTATTCTCTAAATACTACCCTtcactcatatatatatatatatatatatatatatataatatatatatatattcagaaAGACTTTACAGTAAAAGGCAAGAAAAATCTCGTAGTAGTCGTACATGTGTGTATGCAAGCCCTCTTTTTGTACTTCAGAGCGACAACCttagaaaaatgaaaagataCTAAAAGTGTAACACCTAGAAGTGTAGGTATGTTCTAAAGTCAGTTTCTATGATCtccaacaataaatatttcttttttgtttatttaaaaatgttttatatacatgataattttattttggcgaatggttgaaataaacattttattctcatagtttattttaatatctttgtaaatacaatttataaaaaataaaataagttatgtGGGCCTTATTCGGTTTGGGTATcttagttgataggtcttttcgcagatggtgAAATAATcgaagaacaaaaataaatctatgcgatgagagcgatagcctggtctcgcTCGATAATTTGCAGTGACTGCAGTACCGACGTTGAGGAAGTTCTTCTTTTACTTTAACATCCTTTTAAAATGTCATTTGTTTTTCCTTAAACGCAGAAACTTTTTTAGCGaaatattacattgtatattcattgaaatttaatcatatttaataaaacatcacaattttattaaaagttcattacaattttaataaaatgtcaatattaattttaattaaatgttattatatagtatttgtgactttttatttcaatttcattaaaaatttattacaactttaataaaacttattgtatttacttttttattaaagagtTACATCAcagtgaaatttaaaaaaaatccaaaagaatttttttcttaagtgaTGCCTTAAGGCTACTTGAACCAACTCTGATTAATCTGATTGACCGATTAATCTATTAGAATTGACAAATCGCATTTGTCATTTTATATAACAGACAAATTAGTTAATTCCAATGGATTAATCGGTTGATTAGATTAATCAGAGTTAGTTGAAGTGGCTCTTAAAGTCTTAAAAATAAGGAACAATTgcttttatatgcaaaaaaaataagtgGTTTTAtagttgatttttttaaagcaagGTGTGACGCTTTCTAAACGCATCGCAGCATCACATAGCGATTCAAAGCTTTTAGACTCTTAAGGTACATGATATTGATGAATAATGAGCTTCAGTATGTCAATTTAGATGATCCTAATAgttttttatctgaaatatattGAGTATAATTGTCAGTATAACCATTGAAATGACGCTGTTTTCAACCTACGCTTTTGAATATCTGTTGTTGCTGCTccagttttcaaaattttgtggCAATAATTGTAATCATCATGAATAATAAAGTGTGCAGCACTTGATCGTaggtaattattgttataatttctgCGTCGAGACTGACGCGCACCGTCATGGCCGCCAAGCCCTCTGTACAGATTTGTAATGTATTCATAAATTGTATCGGAAGTTCTGTGGaaacttctttattttatccTGGAGCTTACAGAGAACGGTGTTGCTCTTTCGATCTCTGAACACTGAACGAGGATTAACTTGAAAACGTATAAATCGGACCTTTGTTTCAAAAGTTCGGAATGTGTTTATTGAGGAATACAGATAAGACAGAGTggaatgaattttataatagcgGAGAGcgttacttaaatttaaataataggGAGTTTATTAGTTTTAGTTTTATTAGGAGTTTATTAGTTTTAGTTTTATTAGGTTATTGGCGCGCCACGTATTTAGGATAGAAAGGAAAAACGGTTTACTTttcaaagataataaaataataagaagtAAAGAAGGCTAATGAAAGTGTTGCGCGGTTATTTTTGTGCGAAAGTAAATACACTGCCTAGCAAAAAAAGCGGTACAccaaaaatttaggaaaaatttaccaaacttcaaacgcttgtaaaaccttgaaaatatttatgatacagggatgattaaaaaatgaaagtaaagcTTGAAGCCtatactttgagaaacttttaaggGGAGATATACATCTAGGAGCCggaaaaaaagtcatttttgtgaatttttttaaggaaaattatttgaaatttcggATTGGGAGTTTTTCTATCTAAAAGTATACACATTCAGGaatatgtcaaattttttttattaaaaaaaataaaaaattgacgaAGTTATGGTATAATCTTTGGAGCGCCGTAAAAAAATCCGGGAAAACGATACCCACTAGCATTTCCTCAAAAATCACCTGAAACAAAAAaccaaaaagattattaaattagataCTATAATCTAGCACTTGTCATAGCcgattttgaaaatatcgatttatgatAATATGGCGGACGTTTGAACATAACATAGCGATTTTTCGACCaaaaattagttattattttacctataaaacaaaaactaagcaacaaaaaagaaaaatcctaTGACAAGTACTAGATAATGATGTATAGAATAACCACAAAAAATTCAAGGCAATCGGTTCATTGGTTTTCGAGAAATTTTGGGTGCCgatttgagaaaaacgcgttcgAAAATTTGGGAatgaataaatcattaaatttgtcAACTTACATGGAATCATCAATACCAGGCCCATAGTGTAAGTCTTCTACGGTCGACGGAATGttcatattttctaaattttgttgtcGACGCCGTATTCGACCTTCTTTAGTCTGTTCTTGCGCTTGCATCTCGGCTTTCGCTATGTGAGTTTCGTCTTCTTGCGCAGCGTACAAGTGCGCGCCCGACCCGACCGATATTCCTAACACGTTCATGATTTCTAACAATGACGTGACACCATTGTTGAACGTGCATGTTGCAAGAAATGCAGCAATGTTAACGATTTTGGCCCCGCTATGCATCGATTTTGGAGCTATCTTCCAAATAAGTTGGTTGAAGCTCTCATTGCTGTTTTGTGTGTATCCACCAACACAACGTTCCAACAATTTGTCATTGCTGAAGTCTTCGTAAATTGGTTTGATGGCATCTAACACCGTTTTTGGCAATGCTGAATAATCGTGACGGAAATTCCTCAGTCCTCCTTTAGCTTTCGCTTGTTGCCACTTGCACCACGATTCGGGGCCTTCGGGACAAAAATGATGTTCAGGCTTGCTGTCTGTTGAGCCGTAATGGTAGAATGTTGCCCATATCGCTTTTTTCATGACATTCTTGGAGTTACTGTTTCTTTGAATGGCTAAGCCATAGTAAATGCTCAGTTTGTCTATAAACTTTGCTGTCAATTTGTTTTTGCCGCCGATtccaggatttttttttttttgcattcgCGAAGACGGGTTTCCATTCGCTTTTGAACGTGTCCCacgcattctttttttataatctcaATCTCACCATACGGTTTCGCATTTACTAATCCCGTGTACGTCTTAGAGTCGCCATCCCCAAcgtaattaatgtacataactCCATGCTTTTCGACAGATCTTGAAAATAATTCCTTCATGGCGTCTACTTCCATTTTGCCTGCCGATCCGACATGATTCGCCTGGCAATTTTCTTCGTGATTAGATTTCCATTCCTGATATTGCTCGGTATTGACGTGTTTATTCCAATAGTTGCATTCAGCACAATAAGCAgactttacaataaaatcaaCGACTTTTCCTGTCAAATGACCAATGAGAACCGCAACTCCATATAATGAAGTAAAACCACATTTTCGCCACGTACCATCTCCTGAAACGGTCAGTTTTTTGATATCCTCACtcgaattttgttttgttatttcctGTTGTTCTTCTTTTACAGCTTGTTTTAACACCAATTGAACAATACTTGAAGCAGCAGAATGAATGTTCTCAATTATCATATCATACGTCGTTTGTTGAACCGGAGGCGGTAAATCCATGAGGCCACAAAATTTCATAGCTCCACGCAAACCAATCCCCAATAAACGCATAACAAAAAAGAATCGTGTATTTATTTCGTAAGCAGTCTTGATGTACGGGCACGAAGGAATGAAAGTCGGTTTGCACGATAAACACGAAACTACAATTTTAAAACCGAGCCCTCGAGTGCTTTCTATTGAGAATCGAACATCACTATCACACTTTTTGCATTTTACACATTCCGATAAGGCAGAAAACACTGccagaaaattcaaaattcgatACCCGATGTTTGGATCTTCTGGTGCGGATGTCTCACGATCAGTCTTCAATTTTTTGGTACTAGAACTAATATTCTCGTCAGAAAGTTCTACTTTTTCGGCAGTATATCGATTTTTGGGCGGTATCTTTTTCTTGCTTCGATCTTTGCGAAAAGATCCGGATTGATGAGCTTCCCGAGAACCTTTATTTCTGTTATTCATTTTCCTCAGAATATGTATTTACAGACGAAAATTCACTGTAACGCACAGTTGCACGAACGGCAAACTACTGACGAAACGCATCCAATTTCTGGCAAAAAATAACGGTCGTGTGATATTTTCGTTATACCTGGACTCGAGCACGCCCGAAAACACAATAGAATCGTAAAACAGGTCTCTTCGAAGGGTCGCTTGCCGCTACCTGCCTCTCGGCTCGGCTGCAAAACAGGCGGTACGGCGCGCTCTCGGAGACGGTTTACTCTCTCGGCTGTAACTTCGTTATTTATCGAGATATTGACTTGCAATTTTAATCAGATATTCTTGAGACCTCAAGCATCAAGAAaatgcacaaaaaaaaaatcgatttttttgaccaTGCTAGGTGTATATCTTCTCTTAATGTCGATTAAGTGGCATGATCAATTTGCTAATGACCGATGACATaacgaaaacttgcaaaatcgaaAAGTAAAACATGAAGTTTCTAGAGTTGCATGGAGTGAAGCAATTGTAACTGAATGAGGTAAAAAGCgcgtaaaagttcgaaattttcccTTTAAAATGCGCTTTTGCGGAACTCGATACGATAATTTTCGGGAAGTTATGtcaatttgtagaaaaaaatgatttttacgagataataatgaattatgaattgtaaTGCCGCCGTTATCCATGCACATCACTACAATTCTGTCCAGGACATGATGTTGATTTGAAAACATAAccgtctgtgtgtgtgtgtgcgtgcgtgcgtgtgggtgtgtgtgtgtgtgtgcgcgtgcgcacGCGCGCGTATTTACATATCACAAGGATACGGACTCCGTGGTTCgtcaattctttatttatattttttatttatattttttattagtcttTTAATTTCATCCTGCGTTATCACATTCTACTCGTTTTCAAGaactcgcacgcacgcacgcacacacactcaTCACATAaagggtttggagtctttaaatactgtggagTTGATGATCCACGGGTTCCTTATCCTTGTTGTAtgtacacacgcatacacacacgcgcacgcacgcacacgcgcacccacacacacacgcacacgcacacacacacacacacacacacacacacacacacacacacacacagacgaATATGTTTTCAAACCAACAACATGTCCTGGACAAaattgtagtgatttgcattgataacggcggcattacaattcataattcattattatctcgtaaaaatcaatttttctacaaattggcataacttcccaaaaaattatcgtatcgagTTCCGCAAAAGTGCATTTTAAaaggaaaatttcgaacttttacgcGCTTTTTACCTCATTGTATTACGTCAATTGCTTCACTCCATGCAACTCTAGAAACTTCACGTTTTACTTTTCGATTTTGTAAGTTTTCGTTATGTCATCGGCCATTAGCAAATTGatcatgccacttaatcggcattaaaagtttctcaaagtacaGGCTTATAGCTTTACTTTCGTTTTTTAATCATCTccgtatcataaatatttccggttttacaagcgtttgaagtttggtaaatttttacaaaatttttgatgtaccgCTTTTTTTGCTGGGCAGTGTAGATTTTAGACTTTGATCGCCTTTCCTTCATATCACGTTGGAAAGTTGCAGTTTGGATTCGGCAAACCGGCAGTAACAATCATATATTGAATTGACGATGACTAGACTATTAATTTGATagaaaaatgcgttttttattgtatttttttggtGATGATGACTCCAAAAAGAATCAAAATGTtcaattaaatgaatttttgtctACAATCTATTTACTTTCGCGCAAAAATAACCGCGCATCACTCTCACCATCTTTACTTCTTATTGTATCTAATCTCGAGTTTTACTAAtttgttgataataaaattaagtttttatgaTGGATACGTGTTGCGGCATGTAACACCGTACGGATGCCGCTAAAGATGCTCTACATCCTTcaggaaagaggaagaggaagaaaatattaatgtgcAAGGATAGTTGTATGATGCAGGCATCGCAgagtgaaaataaattaaaaatttccataattaaatatgaaataacattactcaaaattttaaacGCCTTTTTCTAGAAACCACATATTCTAGAAACCAAATGTTTTTTCAAGTTGCAGCATAACTTTACCAAACCTCATCCGATtcacttgaaatttttacagtggctgctaaattaaattatctagaGAAGTACACAGATTTTTACGATcgattaaaatctttttggtAATTTATCCAGAACACCCCCCctccgattttgataaaattactcATTCGATTTTCTGatcttttttgttataaatactttcttatttaatttttgggataaaaataaaattatatcttcaaATATTCacaatttctacaaaaatattttaagactcTTGTCTACTCGCCGCGGCTATATTAAAGTCGTGACATCATAAGCTAGAAATCACACAAAAGTTTCCAACGTAGCATTTGTAAttaaagagaatttggataaaacagaataaCGAAATTGCTTTAAACATGGGCCTTTAATGTAATTTCCACCCATTAAAGGCCTTTAATGTAATTTCCACCCATTAAAGGCCTTTAATGTAATTTCTActcattttattattcaacTACAAAAAATTCCCAAAATTATCCTATGTTTACAAATGTTCATTGTGATGTAACCccttaaataactttaatatagcTTTTCAGTT
This window harbors:
- the LOC120357726 gene encoding uncharacterized protein LOC120357726, yielding MRGTRSKANGNPSSRMQKKKNPGIGGKNKLTAKFIDKLSIYYGLAIQRNSNSKNVMKKAIWATFYHYGSTDSKPEHHFCPEGPESWCKWQQAKAKGGLRNFRHDYSALPKTVLDAIKPIYEDFSNDKLLERCVGGYTQNSNESFNQLIWKIAPKSMHSGAKIVNIAAFLATCTFNNGVTSLLEIMNVLGISVGSGAHLYAAQEDETHIAKAEMQAQEQTKEGRIRRRQQNLENMNIPSTVEDLHYGPGIDDSM